One segment of uncultured Propionivibrio sp. DNA contains the following:
- the flgM gene encoding flagellar biosynthesis anti-sigma factor FlgM: protein MKIEGSTKFVGTSLVKETRSSPTQKATSARSDDVQLSTLSSQLRGVDDGYAFDAARVEEIKQAITDGQFKINPEAIADRLIASAKEFIDSNKRA, encoded by the coding sequence ATGAAGATCGAAGGATCGACTAAATTTGTTGGCACATCGCTCGTCAAAGAGACGCGAAGCTCGCCGACGCAAAAGGCGACCTCCGCTCGCAGTGACGATGTCCAACTGAGCACGCTGTCCTCGCAGCTTCGCGGCGTGGACGACGGCTACGCCTTCGACGCGGCCCGGGTCGAGGAAATCAAGCAAGCCATCACCGACGGCCAGTTCAAGATCAATCCTGAAGCAATCGCCGATCGACTGATCGCCTCCGCCAAGGAATTCATTGATTCGAACAAGCGAGCCTAG
- a CDS encoding flagellar basal body L-ring protein FlgH, producing the protein MRKFFPIVLLSVLLGACTTVPPTNVHQPMTARPQPRPDNLAATGSIYQPGFSRTLFEDRRARYVGDTMTIAIAEANNASSKSNTKASRSSSTAASIPTVAGLPGKSLQGLNLSASSAHSLDGKGEAAANNVFTGSITVTVIEVLGNGNLLVSGEKQVAIGDNTEYIRLSGIVNPYYINSANTISSSQVADARIEYKERGVISEAQVMGWLARFFMSALPF; encoded by the coding sequence ATGCGTAAATTCTTTCCGATCGTGCTGCTGTCCGTGTTACTGGGCGCCTGCACCACCGTGCCTCCGACCAATGTCCACCAGCCGATGACGGCCCGGCCCCAGCCGCGGCCGGACAATTTGGCGGCGACAGGGAGCATTTATCAGCCGGGCTTCTCGCGTACGCTGTTCGAGGACCGGCGCGCCCGCTATGTCGGCGACACGATGACGATCGCGATTGCCGAGGCGAACAATGCTTCGAGCAAGTCGAATACCAAGGCCAGCCGCAGCAGCAGCACAGCGGCTTCGATTCCGACGGTCGCCGGGTTGCCGGGCAAGAGCCTGCAGGGGTTGAACCTTTCGGCGAGCAGCGCCCACAGCCTCGACGGCAAGGGTGAAGCGGCGGCCAACAACGTGTTTACCGGGTCGATCACCGTGACCGTGATCGAGGTGCTGGGAAACGGCAACCTGCTTGTCTCGGGTGAGAAACAGGTGGCGATCGGCGACAATACCGAGTACATCCGCCTGTCCGGGATCGTCAATCCGTATTACATCAATTCGGCCAATACGATCAGTTCGTCGCAGGTCGCCGACGCGCGGATCGAATACAAGGAGCGCGGCGTAATCAGCGAAGCCCAGGTGATGGGCTGGCTCGCGCGTTTCTTCATGTCGGCGTTGCCGTTCTAA
- a CDS encoding flagellar basal body P-ring protein FlgI, which translates to MNGISGKIGRWVAILACGLAVVCSAPVSAERIKDLASVQGVRNNQLVGYGLVVGLDGTGDQTTQTPFTTQSIINMLAQLGTTLPTTQSLQLKNVAAVMVTANLPPFARIGQQIDVTVSSMGNAKSLRGGTLIMTPLKGADGMIYGQAQGNLMVGGAGASAGGSRAVVNHLLAGRIVAGATVEREVPTMLGQGPYIHYELGNTDFGTAQRMVEVINREMGFGTAQALDGRVVRVVAPEEPSARVAFMGRVENLDVRPMKTIAKVIVNPRTGSIVMNQMVTLDACAVAHGSLSVVVNTEQQVSQPNALSGGQTVRTQQSDIEIKQSGGALMQVRAGASLSDVVKAINALGAAPQDLLSILQAMKAAGALKADLEII; encoded by the coding sequence ATGAACGGAATCAGCGGCAAGATCGGACGGTGGGTGGCAATTCTTGCCTGTGGCCTGGCCGTCGTGTGCAGTGCTCCGGTGTCGGCCGAGCGCATCAAGGACCTCGCCTCGGTACAGGGCGTGCGCAACAACCAGTTGGTCGGTTACGGGCTGGTGGTCGGACTTGATGGTACCGGCGACCAGACGACGCAGACACCGTTTACAACGCAGAGCATCATTAACATGCTGGCGCAGTTGGGCACCACACTGCCGACGACGCAATCGCTGCAGTTGAAGAATGTGGCGGCGGTAATGGTGACGGCGAACCTGCCGCCGTTCGCACGGATCGGCCAGCAGATCGACGTGACCGTGTCGTCGATGGGTAACGCAAAGAGCCTGCGCGGGGGTACGCTGATCATGACGCCGCTCAAAGGGGCGGACGGTATGATCTACGGGCAGGCGCAAGGCAACCTGATGGTCGGTGGGGCCGGCGCTTCGGCGGGCGGCAGCCGGGCGGTGGTCAATCACCTGCTGGCAGGACGCATCGTGGCCGGCGCGACGGTCGAGCGCGAGGTGCCGACGATGCTCGGGCAGGGGCCGTACATTCACTATGAACTGGGTAATACCGATTTCGGTACCGCGCAGCGCATGGTTGAGGTGATCAACCGCGAGATGGGTTTCGGGACTGCCCAGGCACTCGACGGACGCGTCGTCCGCGTGGTGGCGCCTGAGGAACCGAGCGCGCGCGTGGCGTTCATGGGACGCGTCGAGAATCTCGACGTGCGGCCGATGAAGACGATCGCCAAGGTCATCGTCAATCCGCGGACCGGTTCGATCGTGATGAACCAGATGGTGACCCTCGATGCCTGTGCGGTCGCGCACGGCTCGCTGTCGGTGGTGGTGAATACCGAGCAGCAGGTGAGTCAGCCGAACGCGCTGTCTGGCGGGCAGACGGTGCGCACGCAACAGTCGGACATCGAGATCAAGCAGAGCGGTGGCGCGCTGATGCAGGTCCGCGCCGGCGCGAGCCTGTCGGATGTCGTCAAGGCGATCAATGCGCTGGGCGCCGCGCCGCAGGACCTGCTGTCGATCCTTCAGGCGATGAAGGCGGCTGGGGCGCTGAAGGCCGACCTCGAAATCATCTGA
- a CDS encoding flagellar hook assembly protein FlgD translates to MSTVQSTSTSSAADIFASINAAGKSSSTTTSAVDEQQNRFLKLLVTQLRNQDPLNPMDNAEFTSQLAQINTVTGIEKLNTTLSSLVTSLASTQAEQAATMIGKHVMVPGSELTLSSGAAYGAINLDGKADSVTVSILDSKGNVVKTEDLGAQSAGVVDFAWDGKIDSETTAPDGTYTFKVDAKQGTTAVGAKTLQLGTVSALVRTSTGFQLDLGSLGKVDFTNVYQVL, encoded by the coding sequence GTGTCTACAGTCCAGTCCACTTCGACGTCCAGTGCCGCCGATATTTTTGCCTCGATCAACGCGGCCGGGAAAAGCAGTTCGACGACAACGTCTGCCGTCGATGAGCAACAGAACCGTTTCCTGAAGCTGCTGGTCACGCAACTCAGGAACCAGGACCCGCTGAATCCGATGGACAACGCGGAGTTCACGTCGCAGTTGGCCCAGATCAATACAGTGACCGGGATCGAGAAGCTCAACACGACGCTCAGCTCCCTGGTAACGAGCCTTGCCAGCACGCAAGCCGAACAGGCGGCAACGATGATTGGCAAGCACGTGATGGTGCCGGGTTCGGAGCTGACCCTGTCGAGCGGCGCCGCCTACGGCGCGATCAATCTCGACGGCAAGGCGGACAGCGTCACGGTCAGCATCCTTGATTCGAAAGGCAACGTGGTCAAGACCGAAGATCTCGGCGCACAGAGCGCGGGGGTGGTCGATTTCGCCTGGGACGGCAAGATCGACAGCGAAACGACGGCCCCTGACGGCACCTATACATTCAAGGTCGACGCGAAGCAGGGCACCACGGCAGTGGGTGCGAAGACGCTGCAACTTGGCACGGTTTCTGCTCTTGTTCGCACCAGTACCGGCTTCCAGCTTGATCTCGGATCGCTCGGAAAAGTCGATTTCACGAACGTGTATCAGGTTCTCTAG
- the flgB gene encoding flagellar basal body rod protein FlgB, with the protein MLSKIDEAFAFQEKAVGLRAYRQQILAANIANADTPNYKARDFDFASALKDAVAGRSSADLKVSRTSSRHLDGTADAGAARLMYRTPAQGAADGNTVDMDIERGQFAENAIQYEAGLTFLTHQIKLLTAAMQS; encoded by the coding sequence GTGCTCAGCAAAATTGACGAGGCCTTTGCGTTTCAGGAAAAAGCCGTTGGCCTGCGTGCCTACCGGCAGCAGATCCTTGCGGCCAATATCGCCAACGCCGACACGCCAAACTACAAGGCGCGGGATTTCGATTTTGCGAGCGCGCTGAAGGATGCCGTCGCCGGACGAAGCAGCGCGGACCTGAAGGTGTCGCGCACTTCGTCACGGCATCTTGACGGAACGGCCGATGCGGGTGCCGCGCGGCTGATGTACCGGACACCGGCACAGGGGGCGGCGGATGGCAACACCGTCGATATGGATATCGAGCGGGGCCAATTTGCGGAGAATGCGATTCAGTATGAAGCCGGACTGACCTTTCTGACTCACCAGATCAAGTTGCTGACGGCAGCGATGCAGAGCTGA
- the flgK gene encoding flagellar hook-associated protein FlgK — translation MTTTLLTSAVSGMLAAQIGLQTTQHNISNQTTAGYNRQRIIQSTNVPNVTGYGFIGQGTHVSTVERMYDRFLSEQVNTAQASASSLDSYYKEISQIDNMLADASSGLSPSLENFFTGVKEVAANPAQTSSRQTMLSNAQALVSRYQSIDSRLQELYSGVNDQLVTQVGTVNSYAQQIAQINQSIIDAQASTNQPANDLLDQRDQLVANLNKLISVTTTVNTDGSYNVFFGTGQQLVVGTQINTLTAAQSSADPSRIAVGMANGTSIQELPESLISGGSISGLLKFRSEALDKTANEVGRNAASLALTFNAQNALGQDLLGRSSGDIGFTADFFTLSQPRVVANSHNSTAMNAVVTAQLTAASYSADPAVGGGNFYTKLTGSDYRLTLDGSNYTLVRLSDNKQWTDTNLQNLSDTISASEGFSFSASPAMASGDSFLIQPTREGARNVAVNAAVASDVRLIAAGMAVKTAASTSNSGSGKISAATILPGYSSAIAANNVSLKYTAGSATPLQISNLPANTVVYYTIDGVTSSVTADASGVADFTYKSGMTITYGGVSVSLSGNLSDNDTFTLSKNAAGVSDSRNAALLLKLQTQYTMSGGATSFSTAYAQLVSDVGNKTNQASVMLQAQESLLEQSQSARDALSGVNLDEEASNLIKFQQAYQASAKALQIGTNLFDTLIGIMR, via the coding sequence ATGACCACGACTTTGTTGACTTCGGCCGTTTCCGGCATGCTGGCAGCCCAGATCGGCTTGCAGACGACCCAGCACAACATCAGCAACCAGACGACTGCCGGCTACAACCGCCAGCGCATTATCCAGTCGACGAACGTGCCGAATGTCACCGGGTACGGCTTCATCGGTCAGGGAACACACGTTTCGACCGTAGAGCGCATGTACGACCGCTTCCTGTCGGAGCAGGTCAACACCGCGCAGGCCAGTGCCAGTTCGCTCGACTCGTACTACAAGGAAATCTCGCAGATCGACAACATGCTCGCCGATGCGAGCTCCGGGCTGTCGCCATCGCTCGAGAATTTCTTCACCGGGGTGAAAGAGGTCGCGGCGAATCCGGCGCAGACTTCGTCACGGCAGACGATGCTCTCCAATGCGCAGGCGCTCGTTTCCCGCTACCAGAGCATCGACAGCCGGTTGCAGGAACTGTACTCGGGCGTGAATGACCAGCTCGTCACGCAGGTGGGCACCGTCAACTCGTATGCGCAGCAGATCGCCCAGATCAACCAGAGCATCATCGACGCCCAGGCGTCGACGAATCAGCCTGCCAACGACCTGCTCGACCAGCGCGACCAACTGGTCGCCAACCTGAACAAGCTGATCAGCGTCACGACGACGGTCAATACCGACGGCAGCTACAACGTGTTCTTCGGGACAGGCCAGCAGCTCGTGGTCGGGACACAGATCAATACGCTGACTGCGGCGCAGTCCTCGGCGGATCCGTCGCGGATTGCGGTCGGCATGGCCAACGGTACGTCAATCCAGGAGCTGCCGGAGTCCCTGATCTCCGGTGGCAGTATCAGTGGCCTGCTCAAATTCCGCAGCGAGGCGCTCGACAAGACCGCCAACGAAGTCGGCCGCAATGCAGCCTCGCTGGCGCTTACCTTCAACGCGCAGAACGCGCTGGGGCAGGATCTGCTCGGTCGGTCTTCCGGCGATATCGGCTTCACTGCCGACTTCTTCACGCTGTCGCAACCGCGCGTCGTTGCCAATTCGCACAACAGTACCGCGATGAACGCGGTCGTGACCGCGCAATTGACCGCCGCGTCGTACAGCGCCGATCCGGCTGTCGGTGGCGGCAACTTCTATACGAAGCTGACCGGCTCCGATTATCGCCTGACGCTCGATGGCAGCAACTACACGCTGGTTCGGCTATCCGACAACAAGCAGTGGACAGACACCAACTTGCAGAACCTGTCGGATACGATTTCGGCGAGTGAGGGCTTTTCGTTTTCCGCGTCGCCGGCGATGGCCAGCGGCGATTCGTTTCTGATCCAGCCGACGCGCGAAGGGGCGCGTAACGTTGCCGTAAATGCGGCGGTGGCAAGCGACGTGCGCCTGATCGCTGCGGGCATGGCAGTCAAGACCGCAGCCTCGACCAGCAACAGCGGCAGCGGCAAGATCTCGGCGGCGACGATCCTGCCTGGTTATTCGTCGGCGATCGCGGCGAATAATGTTTCCCTGAAATACACGGCAGGATCGGCGACACCGCTGCAAATCAGCAATTTGCCGGCCAACACTGTCGTCTACTACACGATTGACGGGGTCACCTCGTCGGTGACGGCCGATGCTTCGGGCGTGGCCGATTTTACCTACAAGTCCGGGATGACGATCACTTACGGTGGCGTCAGCGTCAGCCTGTCCGGCAACCTGTCCGATAACGACACCTTCACGCTCAGCAAGAATGCCGCCGGGGTTTCCGACTCCCGGAATGCCGCGCTGCTGCTGAAACTGCAGACGCAATACACGATGTCGGGCGGGGCGACGAGCTTTTCCACCGCCTACGCGCAACTGGTCAGCGACGTCGGCAACAAGACGAACCAGGCCTCGGTGATGCTGCAGGCGCAAGAGTCGCTGCTCGAACAGTCGCAGTCGGCGCGCGATGCGCTGTCGGGGGTCAATCTCGACGAAGAGGCTTCCAACCTGATCAAGTTCCAGCAGGCGTACCAGGCGTCGGCCAAGGCCCTGCAAATCGGCACCAACCTGTTCGACACGCTGATCGGCATCATGCGATAG
- the flgJ gene encoding flagellar assembly peptidoglycan hydrolase FlgJ → MKADDLTSSRFVLDTKTTADLRAKMKADPKGGLKEAAQQFESMVLQMMMKSMRDTVAQDGLMDSDQTRFYTSILDQQMAQNLSSKGALGFAKLIEQQLGRNLPAAAGETGETGTALEALQASLAQRQAAISAAAAAGTGAARVYSAPSVQSDAADTAAPDFRRNRDFANRLWPYASEAAATLGVQPQFVLAHAALESGWGRSEIRLADGRSSYNLFGVKAGRSWNGPSVEVQTTEYVGGEAQTVRERFRVYGSYSEAFRDYASLLRNNSRFSGVVGQQDGIQFARSLQQGGYATDPAYADKLGRIINGPSLRQALIG, encoded by the coding sequence ATGAAAGCCGATGATCTTACCAGCAGCCGTTTCGTCCTCGATACGAAGACGACGGCCGACCTGCGCGCCAAGATGAAGGCCGATCCGAAAGGTGGGCTGAAGGAGGCGGCGCAACAGTTCGAGAGCATGGTTCTTCAGATGATGATGAAGAGCATGCGCGACACCGTTGCCCAGGACGGCTTGATGGACAGCGACCAGACGCGCTTCTATACCTCGATCCTCGACCAGCAGATGGCGCAGAATCTTTCGTCCAAGGGGGCGCTCGGCTTTGCCAAGCTGATCGAGCAGCAACTCGGGCGAAACCTCCCGGCGGCGGCCGGCGAGACAGGCGAAACGGGCACGGCGCTTGAGGCGCTGCAGGCATCGCTGGCGCAGCGGCAAGCGGCAATTTCTGCCGCTGCGGCGGCCGGAACCGGCGCCGCGCGTGTCTACAGCGCTCCTTCCGTCCAGAGCGATGCGGCCGATACGGCGGCACCGGACTTCCGTCGCAACCGGGATTTCGCGAACCGCCTCTGGCCTTATGCCAGCGAAGCTGCCGCGACGCTGGGCGTGCAACCGCAGTTCGTGCTGGCGCACGCAGCGCTGGAGAGCGGTTGGGGGCGGAGCGAGATTCGCCTGGCCGACGGCCGCTCCAGCTACAACCTGTTCGGCGTCAAGGCCGGGCGCAGCTGGAACGGCCCGTCGGTCGAAGTGCAGACAACCGAATATGTCGGCGGCGAAGCGCAGACGGTGCGCGAACGTTTTCGCGTCTATGGCTCCTACAGTGAGGCGTTCCGCGACTACGCGTCGCTGCTCAGGAACAATTCGCGGTTTTCCGGCGTTGTCGGACAGCAGGATGGCATACAGTTTGCTCGCTCCTTGCAACAAGGGGGCTATGCCACCGATCCGGCCTATGCGGACAAGCTCGGTCGCATCATTAATGGCCCGAGCTTGCGACAGGCACTTATCGGTTAG
- a CDS encoding flagellar hook protein FlgE, with product MSFQQALSGLNASSRALDVTSNNVANASTVGFKTGSTHFADMYANSLSGAGSSSIGIGTAIQAIQQNFTTGNITSTNNPLDIAINGGGFFRMSTNGVISYSRNGQFHLDSSGYIVDDKNRQLTGYPADATGKVVQSSPVALQLDAADQTPVATGAGSGSFKGVKAVVNLDSRKAATTWVSGSALTAGSTSSPNTWSPDPANYNWTTALSIYDSLGNAHTLSLYAVKTGAKVNATTAAAATLKTAADAAAASYSAANATAAQNAANSLVAAAQAADTAGSTALTQQALNDALAAQTDANAIVDAGTAATAAASAQTALTSATAASDATKGQWEIHAGVDGTSDAGVTLTNSTLQFTTSGKLDTTVANNGLLDVSIDLAGITSALGKTNSATTPLTFQIDFTGSSQYGSAFGANRLEQDGYTSGRLTGVAVANDGTIRGNYSNGQSRDLGQVALANFTNPNGLAPVGGNQWVETSTSGQATVGAPGTSSLGVLQASAVEESNVDLTAELVNMITQQRNYQANAQSIKTQDSIMQTIVNLR from the coding sequence ATGTCCTTCCAGCAAGCACTCAGCGGTCTCAACGCCTCGTCGCGGGCGCTCGACGTGACCAGCAACAACGTGGCGAACGCTTCGACGGTCGGTTTTAAGACCGGGAGCACGCATTTTGCCGACATGTATGCCAATTCGTTGTCGGGTGCAGGGTCTTCGTCGATTGGCATCGGGACAGCGATTCAGGCGATCCAGCAGAATTTCACGACCGGCAACATCACGTCGACGAACAATCCGCTGGACATCGCGATTAACGGCGGCGGGTTTTTCCGGATGAGCACGAACGGCGTGATCAGCTACAGCCGCAACGGCCAGTTTCACCTGGATAGCAGCGGCTACATCGTTGACGACAAGAACCGCCAGTTGACCGGTTACCCGGCCGACGCGACCGGCAAGGTGGTGCAATCCTCTCCGGTGGCGCTGCAACTCGATGCGGCTGACCAGACACCGGTGGCCACGGGGGCGGGTTCTGGCTCGTTCAAGGGCGTCAAGGCGGTGGTCAACCTCGATTCGCGCAAAGCGGCGACGACCTGGGTGTCGGGTTCGGCGCTGACTGCCGGAAGCACGTCGTCGCCAAACACCTGGTCGCCGGATCCTGCGAACTACAACTGGACGACGGCCTTGTCCATTTACGACTCGCTCGGCAATGCGCACACGCTGTCGCTGTATGCTGTGAAGACCGGTGCGAAGGTCAACGCCACGACCGCTGCTGCGGCCACGCTTAAGACTGCTGCGGATGCGGCGGCGGCGAGCTATTCGGCGGCGAACGCGACCGCCGCGCAGAACGCGGCGAACAGCCTTGTAGCGGCGGCGCAGGCGGCCGATACAGCGGGGTCGACGGCTTTGACACAACAGGCACTCAACGATGCTCTGGCTGCGCAAACCGATGCCAACGCCATCGTTGACGCGGGAACAGCCGCGACTGCCGCGGCTTCCGCGCAGACGGCGCTGACGTCGGCGACGGCTGCGTCCGATGCGACCAAGGGTCAATGGGAAATCCACGCAGGGGTCGACGGCACCTCGGATGCAGGCGTGACGCTGACCAACTCGACGCTGCAGTTTACGACAAGCGGCAAGCTTGACACGACAGTCGCCAATAACGGACTGCTTGATGTGTCGATCGACTTGGCGGGCATCACCTCCGCGCTCGGCAAGACGAACAGTGCGACAACGCCGCTGACCTTTCAAATCGACTTTACCGGCAGTTCGCAGTACGGTAGCGCCTTTGGCGCGAACCGCCTGGAACAGGACGGGTATACCTCGGGGCGCCTGACCGGCGTGGCTGTGGCGAACGATGGCACGATCCGCGGCAACTACAGCAACGGCCAGTCGCGTGACCTCGGGCAGGTGGCGCTCGCGAACTTTACCAATCCGAACGGTCTGGCGCCGGTTGGCGGCAACCAGTGGGTTGAGACCTCTACCTCCGGACAGGCAACGGTCGGTGCGCCGGGAACCTCGAGTCTTGGCGTGCTGCAGGCGTCTGCGGTTGAAGAGTCGAACGTCGATCTGACGGCGGAACTCGTCAACATGATCACGCAGCAGCGCAACTACCAGGCGAATGCGCAGTCGATCAAGACGCAGGATTCGATCATGCAGACGATCGTGAATCTGCGCTGA
- the flgC gene encoding flagellar basal body rod protein FlgC, which yields MSVFNVFNIAGSALTAQGMRLNAVASNLANADSIAGPDGKPYKAKQVVFEATPVGGSAEQGVRVKQVVEDASPGRMVYDPRNPAANDMGYVMYPNVSVVDEMVNMISASRSYQTNADVMNTAKQMLLKTLTLGQ from the coding sequence ATGAGCGTATTCAACGTCTTCAATATTGCCGGTAGCGCTCTTACGGCGCAGGGTATGCGCCTGAACGCGGTGGCCAGCAACCTGGCCAACGCCGACAGCATCGCTGGTCCGGACGGCAAGCCGTACAAGGCGAAGCAGGTCGTCTTCGAGGCGACGCCGGTCGGTGGCTCGGCCGAACAGGGGGTGCGCGTCAAACAGGTGGTCGAGGATGCCAGCCCCGGGCGGATGGTCTATGACCCGCGCAATCCCGCCGCCAATGACATGGGCTATGTGATGTATCCGAATGTCAGCGTGGTCGACGAGATGGTCAATATGATCTCGGCCTCGCGTTCCTACCAGACCAATGCCGATGTGATGAATACCGCCAAGCAGATGCTGCTGAAGACGCTGACGCTTGGCCAGTGA
- the flgG gene encoding flagellar basal-body rod protein FlgG, which translates to MIRSLWIARTGLDAQQTSMDVIANNMANVSTNGFKRARPVFEDLLYQTIRQPGAQSSQTSQIPSGLQLGTGVRPVAVARIHTQGALQQTGNDLDVAIDGAGFLQVLLPDGTTAYTRDGSFQKDNQGQLVTSSGYPVQPSVTIPSNALSVTISKDGIVTVTQPGSPATTQVGTLQVATFVNVGGLQSIGENLFLETASSGAPTPNTPGSNGAGSLSQRYVETSNVNVAEELVSMIQTQRAYELNSKAISTSDQMLARLSQL; encoded by the coding sequence ATGATCCGCTCCCTTTGGATTGCCAGAACCGGGCTGGACGCGCAGCAGACCAGCATGGATGTGATCGCCAACAACATGGCGAACGTGTCCACGAACGGATTCAAGCGCGCGCGTCCGGTATTCGAAGATCTGCTGTACCAGACGATCCGGCAGCCGGGAGCGCAGTCGTCGCAGACGAGCCAGATTCCGAGCGGGTTGCAGCTGGGTACCGGGGTCCGGCCGGTCGCTGTGGCGCGCATCCATACGCAAGGTGCGTTGCAGCAGACAGGCAACGATCTCGATGTGGCGATCGATGGTGCCGGCTTCCTGCAGGTGCTGCTGCCGGACGGCACGACCGCCTACACGCGCGACGGCTCGTTTCAGAAGGACAACCAGGGGCAACTCGTGACCTCCAGCGGCTATCCGGTGCAGCCGAGCGTGACGATTCCCTCGAATGCGCTGTCGGTGACGATCTCGAAGGACGGTATCGTCACTGTCACGCAGCCCGGATCACCGGCGACGACGCAGGTCGGAACGCTGCAGGTGGCGACTTTTGTGAACGTCGGCGGGCTGCAGAGCATCGGCGAAAACCTGTTCCTGGAAACCGCGTCGAGCGGCGCGCCGACGCCGAATACGCCGGGTAGCAACGGTGCCGGTTCGCTGAGCCAGCGCTATGTGGAAACCTCGAACGTTAACGTTGCCGAGGAGCTGGTCAGCATGATTCAGACGCAGCGAGCGTACGAACTCAATTCCAAGGCGATTTCGACTTCGGATCAGATGCTGGCGCGGCTGTCGCAACTGTAA
- the flgA gene encoding flagellar basal body P-ring formation chaperone FlgA, with amino-acid sequence MRTAFHFFRRLRHPLCALALFAISTTAALAQVSPLTSALEDFVRTQTQGLPGKVNYAITPIDSRTQLAPCQVFEPFLPQGAKLWGRTNIGVRCLGPASWTIYVPVQVSVSGNYLVSSRNLPGGSLIGPGDIAVRTGDLSTLPTSILTDSAQALGKTLKNGIAGGQPLRSDLLIAPWAVQQGQTVKTVSSGPGFSVSSDGRALNNAADGQIVQVRTPSGQTVSGIARPGGIVEVSH; translated from the coding sequence ATGCGTACCGCCTTCCATTTTTTCCGCCGCCTGCGGCACCCCTTGTGTGCACTTGCGCTGTTCGCCATCAGTACGACCGCCGCGCTGGCGCAAGTCTCGCCGCTTACCAGCGCGCTTGAGGATTTCGTGCGCACCCAAACACAGGGACTGCCGGGAAAGGTCAACTACGCGATCACCCCGATCGACAGCCGAACGCAGCTTGCACCGTGTCAAGTATTCGAACCCTTCCTGCCGCAGGGCGCAAAATTGTGGGGACGGACCAACATTGGCGTCCGCTGCCTCGGCCCTGCCTCTTGGACCATCTACGTCCCGGTTCAGGTCAGCGTCAGCGGCAACTATCTCGTCTCCTCGCGTAATCTCCCCGGCGGCAGCCTGATCGGGCCGGGCGACATCGCCGTGCGGACCGGAGATCTCAGCACCCTGCCGACCAGCATCCTGACCGACAGCGCGCAAGCCCTGGGCAAGACCCTGAAAAATGGCATCGCCGGCGGACAACCGCTACGCAGCGACCTGTTGATTGCCCCGTGGGCCGTCCAGCAGGGCCAGACAGTCAAGACCGTCTCCAGCGGCCCAGGCTTTTCCGTCAGCAGTGATGGCAGAGCGCTGAATAACGCGGCGGATGGGCAAATCGTACAGGTACGGACACCCAGCGGCCAGACCGTCAGCGGTATCGCCCGCCCGGGGGGGATCGTCGAAGTCTCCCATTAG
- the flgF gene encoding flagellar basal-body rod protein FlgF, whose translation MDRLIYTAMTGAKHAFLQQAGVAHNLANASTTGYRAMEHKFRAVPVQGDGVPTRAFVVDASVTNVFDQGPMMATGRSLDVAVQGAGWLAVETPDGREAYTRAGNLQISANGQLQTASGLNVIGEAGPIALPPDNRVTISPDGTVSAVPVFGVPNNVNVVGRLKLVNPPENTLVRGDDGLFRTSNGQPADADPTVRLAPEALEGSNVNPVDSMVSMISLARQFEMQIKMLQSADANAAKAGQILSLNS comes from the coding sequence ATGGACCGCCTGATCTACACCGCGATGACCGGCGCGAAGCACGCCTTCCTGCAACAGGCGGGCGTCGCGCACAATCTCGCGAATGCCTCGACAACTGGCTATCGCGCGATGGAGCACAAGTTCCGCGCGGTTCCGGTGCAGGGCGATGGTGTGCCGACCCGGGCGTTCGTCGTCGATGCCTCGGTGACGAATGTCTTCGACCAGGGGCCGATGATGGCGACCGGGCGTTCGCTCGATGTCGCCGTGCAGGGCGCAGGCTGGCTGGCGGTTGAGACGCCGGACGGGCGCGAGGCCTATACGCGCGCCGGCAACCTGCAGATCAGCGCCAACGGGCAATTGCAGACCGCGAGCGGGTTGAATGTGATTGGCGAAGCCGGGCCGATCGCCTTGCCGCCCGACAACCGGGTGACGATTTCGCCGGACGGGACCGTTTCGGCAGTGCCGGTGTTCGGCGTGCCGAACAATGTCAATGTCGTCGGGCGCCTGAAGCTCGTCAATCCGCCGGAGAACACGCTGGTACGCGGCGACGACGGGCTCTTCCGTACCAGCAACGGGCAGCCCGCGGATGCCGATCCGACGGTACGTCTGGCGCCCGAGGCTCTGGAAGGGAGCAACGTGAACCCCGTCGATTCGATGGTCAGCATGATCAGTCTGGCCCGCCAGTTCGAAATGCAGATCAAGATGCTTCAATCGGCTGATGCCAACGCTGCCAAGGCAGGCCAGATTCTTTCGTTGAACAGTTGA